tttatgaaaatatatttacatatatattttcttcagatgtaattatggatttaatgagtcaatgtgatattaaactcatcagatttacgattagaactatgatacataatctctaaaacattagagtttacataatcgtcatgtcgaacgaagataaatgatgtagaatgatttgtggaacgataattatacccgaggtacagaatgagatgttgaggcatggattgttgaaacttgggttgttggtggtactggttccGTTGGTgttaaggctggtgatgttactggtgttggtgatactgttgatgattgcaaattgtataccatgctctctaaagttaatactcgagctcggagttctctaacttcttctactaacccgagttgtttatcaatgtgaggtaaaggtcggatatcttctctagttccattaatggtagtttcaagacgaaaaattcttgcaaatagggtataaacggtattgcgaacgggttcaccggtgagcgggtcaggtactccaaggttaggtggtagatttgattcatgatatggagtaccttcttcctttctccatagggtgagtatgtcgcgaacccatccccattttctccagtaatcacggtagttgattggttggtgtgctcctgtcacgctgtcttcgaagtcagaggaacttggtcgattcgtagaggccatcttaaacgatctcaggaaagatttttggtatgaagagtttagtggcatcaattgatagttagatggtattctcaatgcataatttgcatagatatatagtaccaggatcccttaaattaaggagaaatttacgagagatatcaggcaaggtctacagtaacagatacactaagatatgaattgtcagatacgctaagatatgaattttgtctatacactattcatgcagtcaatgcagtaaaatgtgtctagactaagaataatgagtaggtaatttcctaaggatgataagcagatgttttccgataaaaatgataagcaaaacttttgacatgcagacacggtcgaagtccagactcactaatgcatcctaacgactatcagttaggcacgctaatgcaagacctggttcgctaagaccaccgctctgataccaactgtagagacccgtcctaatccatccggacgaagtccatatcgattacaaatgattcacaacagttgattacatcgcgaggtaattgacctctatatgataaattttacaaacattgcattcatttttaaaagacaaactttcgttacatcgacagttgacaggcatgtaaagcatttcataatatatccaaatataattgacttaataataatcttgatgaactcaacgactcgaatgcaacatcttttgaaatatgtcatgaatgactccaagtaatatctctaatatgagcaaatgcacagcgaaagatttctttcgtacctgagaataaacatgctttaaagtgtcaaccaaaaggttggtgagttcattagtttatcataaagaatcatttcataattttaatagaccacaagatttcatacttccatttctcataatcatacgtcccatgcatagagacaaaaatatcattcatatggattgaacacctggtaaccgatattcacaatatgcatataagaatatccccatcattccgggatcctccttcggacatgatataaatttcgaagtactaaagcatccggtactttggatggggcttgttgggcccgatagatctatctttagagttcgcatcaattagggtgtctgttccctaattcttagattaccagacttaataaaaaggggcatattcagtttcgatcattcaaccatagaacgtaatttcgattacttgtgtctatttcgtaaaacagttataaaagttgcgcatgtattctcagcccaaaaatataaagggtaaaaaggtaaatgaaactcacaatactgtattttgtagtaaaaatacatatgacgacattgaacaatgcagggttggcctcggattcacgaacctatatcaagtattaacacattatagtataaatcaattaagtttatatatttgttatgtattaattattcttataatatattatgatacttatttgatatttaattaatgttatatcaataatattagttgaaacataattttatgtaatattagtatattttatgtaataatatatttacatatatatcttttgttttgtaaaattaataattgtagaaatacctaaggataataataataatattaataataataataatttttaaaagtataaaactaccttaggagtcagttttaaaaaaattgcaccaagccgggctcgaacccgagacctctcgctcactcatcaacacccttaaccattcctccatttcagtttttctaatttataatacaaacccaaatacttatctattacatgtttcaacccacttcatcttcttcaccaaaatctaaacaatcaaacaacttcattcttaatagtcaatcatcaaaatggttttaggacttctaaacaaacatgaaacaaaaaataaaaatgtgttcatgatataaaaaaaatgagaaaaaaaaacaaaaaaatcctactgcttgctggtagccaagaaaaaaaaatatattttgttttcaattttgagttcgttttggacaatctttacaacatgaaacatgtttcaaatcattcctaaaaactattgaaatcatcaattgaacttaaaacatcaaaacaagctctaatttctccaagaacaaaacagttgacttttgacaatttaactttgactcgcaaattcgaattcgttatcaagaattggaacttgagattttgcaggaagtttaagtaaatgattcctaacaactctccatttttagtttttgaaatttgtttcgaattcacgttagtgtatatcactgtgaagaactcaagaactcaaaaattgatttttagattaagagtgttataggttatgattacaacatgaattgtgttgcaaatcattcctataatctttatggatcatcaaattaactggagatatcaaaacaaactcaaatttgattcaagaacacttagttgactttgaaaaccaaaactttgactctcaaattagaaattaatagaaagaattgatgattgaaaacttacagatagtttagatagacgatttctaacatgactgcattattacattttgaaaatttgttctgaatcaaaatatggtgaaaaagatgaatgtacagagtgtcgagcttattttctgggttttctttgttttcaactcaaattgcagtttataacttatatagagtgattaggtacatgatttaacagttaaattgatttccaattgatttgtgaagtagacttgtaacaaactggagacatgaagtacgtaaattattttcatgtgaagaaaaagaaaaaaaaattgatagttacttctaacagaatgggattccctatttttatttttaataaatattaatagtaaataccctaataatattaataataattctaataaaataactaaataatatcataaaaatgataataaataaaaataagaattcgtttaaatcataaataaattttaatcttaattatcttgtacattattttacattttcaattcaaatgattattttgtattttattaatacaacttaacatgcactcttatatttatatatgtatatatatttacatatttatttacacacaattgttcgtgaatcgtaggaaatagtcacaggttaaatgaatctatataaatagttcaaacatttcgagactcaacattacaggctttgcttattgtgttggaacatataaagattaagttttaatttggtcggaaatttccgggtcgtcacacctctaatgtaattcatgaacctagccctccatctaatgtaatcatttgtattatcaagtcTAGGAGCACGATTGGCACTGCCTGATTCACTATCAGATAGTAAAATGTTTTGAACGCCGGAAGTAATTGCCATTGCCTGATCAGACATCTTAAAATTTAATTAAGGTTGAATCTGatcctaagtcggtcgactgttggtgacagtcggtcgatgaacagatacagtcggtcgactgtcaatgGTTAATCGGTCGAAGTTCTGTTTACATTTAGTCAAATGGTAGAACTTTTTTCAATCGGTCGATGTTCCTTCAATCGGTCGGTTTAGTACTTAAGTCGGTCGGTTTATAACTTAAGTCGATCGGTTTAGTAAATGTCGGTCGGTTTAAATACAATCGGTCGAACTAATGACAATCGATCAAAATACACGAAAATCGGTCGATTGTctcctaagtcggtcgactgtactttctttcagagctagaatcaaaaaaaaaaaatttaggttTTTGACTTCTAAACGATTTCAAGCTCAATTTTCGAACTAAAACTACTGACCAACACCTTAAGCAACTTAGAATGACTTCTGTAAACACTCTAAAGCAATTAAAACCAAAGGTTTAACGTAAAAGTATACAAAAttcaatccaaaaccaattttttgacccaaaaatataccaagaactcgtttaaaacaattgattcagcaagccaatgctctgataccactttgtagacgctgagagaggatcttagaattaacctaacacgatctagaggcggaataacactagaacgagcttaaacgaataactatgggttttcgggttcgtacaagtcaaaccaagattagatcttgataaacacgaagcctagactgacattctgtggtatttggacatgatgattgagagagactcgacctAGAACTGTTTTCGTGTGTGTGTAATGTGCAGAGTTGTTAAccaaattaatgaagattaattaagcttaaatacctcagttcctatgtcggtcgacagtggatgacagtcggtcgactgaccatgtcagtcggccgactgtcgagtaatattacgaattatatttaaacgtttacaaatataaaataacacatcgataatcaacgtttaacaatattacaggttacaacatgatcgaataaaacgttaaagttcacggaactagggattacaaaatatgcactaacagtGTGAGCGTCCACCTTTTGTCACACtacttgtatatgtatatgtatatttaaaactaaatgggTCAAATCAGATAGTTTACTTAAAAAAGAAACTGGTTCAAGTTGGTCAAAATGGGTTGAAAAGCTAGCCGACCTACCTCACTTGCCCAAATTAAAAGCTCCCACTATGAAACTGGGTCACACAGGTCAAACAGGGATGAAAAACAAGCCAACCTACCTCAAATCCGTGTGATCCTGCCAGCATACATGCACACCCTCCCAACAAACGGATTGATGCAAAGTTGCCTGAAGCACGGCACCACAAAGGACACTTCTTTTCAATTATTCGTAATAATACtcaacaaattaaaaaaaaaaactctttgTATTTTACTTGTTTTAGAATAAGGGTGGTGGAGTTTGAACATGACCACACCTATCAAACTCCAACTCACACCATCATAACTTCACATTTTCAATTCACACCGCCACGTCGTCAGAAAAACTCCAACCCACACTCATACCACATATTCGTTGACAATTTATTCGACTGTAAGCTACATATTCGTTGTTTCCAAAGGGTTTGGTGTAAGCTAGATCACATTTTATAATCTTAACAGGTTCATCTCTTTGTAGTTCCTATCAGGTTTTATTTTGAACCTCTCTAAGACTAAAACTAACAAaatacagttattattataaattatataaagcAAGATGCCAAAAAATGACATGTAATAAGTTGAATAAGCAACACTAGTTAGATATGAATGATGAATATAGATATTAGATATGTAACAATAAAAGAAGTGCAGCCCAACATATGGAATCAAAAGGAAATAATACATCTAAGCAGCAGAGTGTAGGGAAGCTTCTATTTCATTATTCTTTATTTTTAAcaacataataataaaatattcatGCTCACATATGATCAGGTTGATCCTTAGCATCTGTATTTTTCCCTTGTAACCACTCAATAAATTTGCAAAGATTTTTGTGTGAGCATCCACCTTCAGTCACACTACTTGTAACCTTTTCTTTAATATCTAAGGCCTTATCTCTAAATGTACTATTACCGAGTAGCTGCTCTACTTTGCTTTTTATTTCACCTCGAGTGATGATACCAGATTCATCTTTATTAAATCCTAGACCAGTCTTCCAGATGTCACATATGTAAGTCTCGTCGAGAAATTGATCGGCGAAATATGGCCAACAGAGGAAGGGGAGTCCGTTTATTACACCCTCCAAAGTAGAGTTCCAGCCACAATGACTCACAAAACAAGTTAATGAAGGATGAGCTAACACCTTTTGTTGTGGTGCCCAATTCACGATTCTACCACGAGACCCCACTCGGTCCATGTAACCATCAGGGTACGCAGGTGTAGTCTCTTTAGTCATGCCTGGCCGCACCACCCACAAGAAGGGTCTGTTGCTAAGTTCAAGACCAAGTGCCAGTTCTTGAAATTGAGTTGGGTCAAAAAGAGTGAAACTCCCAAATGCAATATAAATAACTGAACATGGTTGTTGTTGATCAAGCCATGTTAAGCAAGTGGGGTCCTCTTGCCAGAAGTGGCCTGCTTGGTCACCAAGTCGGTTGCTTGCCAGAAAGGGGCCAATCGGAAACACTTGTGGGTACAAGTTGAATGCGGCAGGCTCGAGCTCTATAGCTGAGTTGCAAATAAACCAATCTGTCATAGTATAAGCTTCTTCGGCTTCTTTTGACACTTGGAACATCGCTTCCACAGTATCCACGTCCATGAAGCACGCCCATACAAGGTTCTTGGGTTTTATAGGTGGCATGTTTTCCGATAGTTGAATTATCACATCACTTAGAGGCAAGCCTGCAATAAAACATTTAGAAAAGAATAGATAAATTTCTCTATACTTTTACTTGATGAAATTGGATTGGTACAACATGGGTAGTCTAATTAAGGTAGAAGGAAGTTTTTCCTGATCAGGTTATCCGGTAAGGACGAATAAATTAACTCAGATGTACGTGGCCAAATCAGGTTATCCTGTGACCAGTTCCGTCCATTTCTGACGATTTCCCTAGCCACACAATGATTTGCTACTAGTGAAGGTATGAACATGAGACCTTTGTAAGGATATCAGGTTGCCAACTACTAGGTAATTTTGTGATGGTTTAGGTTAGAACCAGTGATTTCTAGTAAGGCTCCCCAAGTAAGATTGGGTTGTCAAGCAAACGATGTGTTATCCATTTCTTTTAAATTTTGTATAAACGTTTACTCTAATAACTCTGTTTACCTTgagaataatattattataatgtgTAAATGTTTAAATAAGATTGTTTATGAATCCATACGCATTTTAGTAGAATTTTGGCAACTTTCAATCCCTTGTCACTAAACTTCTAACTTGACTGTTGTGAGCTAAACATGCACAAATCATACTATTCACAAGAAATCGGGAAAAAAAACTCACCTTTATATGAAATAATATACAGACAACCTAAGAAGAAACGGAGTATCACCCAGTTTTTCATAAGCATAAGAAGCAAAAATTAGAAGAATAAACAAGAGATAACGCGCATCCCAAAAAAGATGTAGTAGTAAATAAGGATTGGTGTGGAAAATAAAAGAGGCCGGCCCCTCTTCATCATATTAAAGGAGCGTGGATTTGTATGAGGctcgtactatatatatatatatatatatatggagatgaTCTAGTGAGaatttttttagtgtgagaactctaggaactcaaaaatacactgaaattcgagcaaaaaacactgaaattcgagcaaaaaacactgaaattcgagcaaaaaaagtggcgggcgagcaaaaacAAGGGGAGTCAAGCTAAAATACACGCGGACGAACAAAAAAACACGGGTAGTCGAGCAAAAAATTGGCGGCCGAACAAAAAAAAGCGTTCGAATTTGGAATTTTTGTTCGGTTCTACAAAAAAtggttcggttctacaaaattgtagaaccAAATTTGTCCGAATTACTGAAAATTGTTCGGCCATGTTATTTTTTTGTTCGAAATTCCCCTTTTTTGCTCGACTATCCCCTTTTTTGCTCATCCGTGTCCCTTTTTGCTccaatttcagtgtattttggggTATTTTGGAGTTCTCGGGGTTCTCACataaaaaaagttctcatttgatccctctccaGTTTTGGAATATGTATGTATAACAATATGGCTCATTtcagtatatatgtatgtataactcaCCTTTGTGGTTTATTATTCCATCATCAATCAGTTTTGGAATGCTTAGCATGGAGGCCAATGTAGCAACTGATGCAGGCCAGAAGGTTGCTGTTCTGATTCCCATCTTTTTTCCGACTTTAATGGCCCATCCCATCACACCGTCAACAATAACACATGTGATTTTATCATTTCCATCTTCATTGTTAATCGTCTTCATAAGTGTCTCCAGCTTGCTTGGCATGGTTTTTAATATTGACCAGGTCAACTTACAAATGTCAGCCCTGTCCTCCCATGTTTCAAGTCCATCCGGAAGACAGACCATCTGCATTAGCTTCCCAAAACCATCTTTTTCTAACCATGTACTCGTAATTTGCTTGTGGGTGTCCTCCGTGTTTACGAAAGTAACTTTGACTCCTTGTTTGACTAAGCATTGAGCAAGCTCCATCATAGGAATTACATGGCCTTGTGCAGGACATGGTATGACTACCACATGAGGTTTTGTCATGATTCTTTTAATTATTGTTTTCTGTGAGTTATATACGTTCTATAATCGATCGTGGGTTACTTTTATAGACAACAATTACGTCGTACTTTTTTTTTCGCCATTATTTGATTTCCTCCTATATGTTGTTGCCTTgttggagttttttttttttttttgaaaggcaagcttgcatcagtccggaccgaagcctagtcatcatttgcacacacacacgcgctttcgggcaggaaacccgaaccacactctgaggatccgacccttaaaccatcccgaggggcaaccgacccttaaaccatcccgaggggcaggcgggccggaccttagtcccggagcgggtcggtaaaaccttccctttgggccaccttcaaggaatatatttcaattcctagagcgggtgacgaggttcgaaaccgagacctctagccctgcgagtacacaggTGTAACCGCGGTACCGCTGGACCGAAGATCCGTTGGTCTTGTTGGAGTTAACTTGACCTCAAACTAGGTAATCATTTTATTTAATCTGTTTTAAGTTTCTTGATTCCATGTTTTCTATAGAGATAAGCAACTTATGGACATCAAGCACCTAGAAAATATAGTCACGTTTCTACTTTAATGACTCGAAGGCTCCAAGATTGGCAGCATTAGAAAGTGGTCCATGAAGGGCTACAAAGGTCCATCAAGACCATCACACACTGACATTAAGTAGGGTTATGCTAACAACTGTTGTTTTTTTTTTCTGAGTAAATTCATTTGATGCTAAATCAAATTTCAAAAAAATATAGCATGGTTTACAATTTATATCGAGTGCTAGATCCCATTTCACAATCTTAACAGGTTCATCTCTTTGTAGTTCCTATCAGGTTTTGTATTGAACCTCTCTAAATCAAACTTGGATAAAACATATGACGCAACTGTCTTCGGATTCAAAAATGTATGTATAGTCTTCAGTTTTACTCGTGTACATTCAATATTTATCTGTCTTCGGTTTTACTCATGTATATCTATTTGTCTTTCTTTAAGATGAAACAATTAAAGTTTTCTCACCCGGTAAGGGTGAGCATCTGTACTCATATGCAGTAGCGGAATCAGGAATTCTTTTCACCGTgggcgaattttttttaaaaacgttcacattcacttcaacttttttgggcaaaatatggaggcttttgagcaaaatatgaaggctTTTGAGCAAATTATGGAGGCTTTGAGGGCAAAATATGGAGACTTTGGTGGCAAAATTTAAGGCCTGAAAATTTCAAATTCACTGAGGCGCGGGCGCCCCACTTTACCCCACTTTTTTTCCGCCCCTGCTAATATGTACACTGCCTAATAGATATCCCGTGCTGCTAGTGAGATATGAACTTGAGGCCTCTTATGAGTACATCATAATGACAATCACTGGGACATCTTTTAATACTGAAAAATAAATCCATATTTATGAAAGAAAACAATGAAATTAATGTCGATCCTAAAATGTAGAAACAAGGTGAGAACAATAGAACACACTATCttacatcaatgcgatttgggaaggttTCTGGGGGATTTTTCCTGACCTttaatggtactgccaacatcgtcgcgaattgggtttcctcctaacatgtgtgtgagtgacaaatgagagcatcCAATGTTAATATCGTCGTTCAAAAAAAAACATAAATGTAATACGAATAGGGGTGGCAAAATGAGCGGGTCACTTGTTTGGCTAACGAGTCATAATATGTTGAGGAGTCATAATATGTTGAGGTGTCAAACTGAGTGAATTCTAGAGAAGGTCAGAATGGGTTGGGTAAGTTTGGGTTAATCTTTTTTGTACTTTGGAAATGTACATCTTCTTTAGAGATCACATATATATTATATTGCAGATAGTTTTTGCAGGAACAGAAGAAAAAAATAACGTTTAAAATAGTGAAATTGTCTACAATAAAAAGTTTTTGGTTACCAATTTGAGGTTGAACAATTGAACAAGATATTCAAGCTATGTGGCACTCCACCCAATGAGTACTGAAAAAAGTTGTGGACTTGCGGCTTCCTCTTGCAGTAACGTTTAGACCACAATATGCTT
This window of the Rutidosis leptorrhynchoides isolate AG116_Rl617_1_P2 chromosome 7, CSIRO_AGI_Rlap_v1, whole genome shotgun sequence genome carries:
- the LOC139857435 gene encoding UDP-glycosyltransferase 83A1-like, producing MTKPHVVVIPCPAQGHVIPMMELAQCLVKQGVKVTFVNTEDTHKQITSTWLEKDGFGKLMQMVCLPDGLETWEDRADICKLTWSILKTMPSKLETLMKTINNEDGNDKITCVIVDGVMGWAIKVGKKMGIRTATFWPASVATLASMLSIPKLIDDGIINHKGLPLSDVIIQLSENMPPIKPKNLVWACFMDVDTVEAMFQVSKEAEEAYTMTDWFICNSAIELEPAAFNLYPQVFPIGPFLASNRLGDQAGHFWQEDPTCLTWLDQQQPCSVIYIAFGSFTLFDPTQFQELALGLELSNRPFLWVVRPGMTKETTPAYPDGYMDRVGSRGRIVNWAPQQKVLAHPSLTCFVSHCGWNSTLEGVINGLPFLCWPYFADQFLDETYICDIWKTGLGFNKDESGIITRGEIKSKVEQLLGNSTFRDKALDIKEKVTSSVTEGGCSHKNLCKFIEWLQGKNTDAKDQPDHM